The Taeniopygia guttata chromosome 19, bTaeGut7.mat, whole genome shotgun sequence genome window below encodes:
- the HSPB1 gene encoding heat shock protein beta-1, whose product MAERRVPFTFLRSPSWDPFRDWYHGSRLFDQSFGMPHIPEDWYKWPGGSAWPGYFRLLPRESALMPAPLGQALSRQLSSGISEIRQTADSWKVTLDVNHFAPEELVVKTKDNVVEITGKHEEKQDEHGFISRCFTRKYTLPPGVEATAVRSSLSPDGMLTVEAPLPKPAIQSAEITIPVTVESQAKEPAKK is encoded by the exons ATGGCCGAGCGCCGCGTGCCCTTCACCTTCCTGCgcagccccagctgggaccCCTTCCGCGACTGGTACCACGGCAGCCGCCTCTTCGACCAGTCCTTCGGGATGCCCCACATCCCCGAGGATTGGTACAAGTGGCCCGGCGGCAGCGCCTGGCCCGGGTATTTCCGCCTGCTGCCCCGGGAGAGCGCCCTGATGCCCGCGCCCCTCGGGCAGGCGCTGAGCCGACAGCTCAGCAGCGGCATCTCCGAGATCCGCCAGACCGCCGACAGCTGGAAGGTCACCTTGGACGTCAACCACTTCGCACCAGAGGAGTTGGTGGTCAAGACCAAGGATAACGTCGTGGAGATCACCG GCAAACACGAGGAGAAGCAGGACGAGCACGGCTTCATCTCCAGGTGCTTCACCCGAAAATACAC CCTTCCCCCTGGTGTCGAAGCCACGGCCGTGCGCTCCTCGCTGTCTCCCGATGGAATGCTGACTGTGGAGGCTCCCCTGCCCAAACCCGCCATCCAGTCTGCCGAAATCACCATCCCCGTCACCGTGGAGAGCCAGGCCAAGGAGCCGGCCAAGAAGTAG